A window of Citrus sinensis cultivar Valencia sweet orange chromosome 7, DVS_A1.0, whole genome shotgun sequence contains these coding sequences:
- the LOC102626929 gene encoding NDR1/HIN1-like protein 6 produces MTDRVYPSAKPTTNGTRNGTATTPAAASGAAATGTPSFPATKAQLYGAARPAYRPQPKRHRYRRSCCCSCCLWVTITLIILILLVAIAGGILYVLYRPHRPSFSVSSLKIQTLNLTSSQTLVTNINLNVITRNPNKELVFYYDPITVTVTSGDNDDVNVGAGSFPSFRHGTKNTTELKASIKGNGQELDDASASKVKSQLKSKSGLPLKIKLETKVKVKMGAVKSPKVRIRVTCEGIKATAPAGKKASLASTSNAKCKVDWRIKIWKFTF; encoded by the coding sequence ATGACAGACAGAGTCTACCCATCAGCCAAACCCACCACCAACGGCACCAGGAATGGTACTGCCACCACCCCCGCCGCAGCCTCCGGCGCCGCAGCCACCGGAACCCCATCTTTCCCGGCCACCAAAGCCCAACTCTACGGCGCTGCCCGCCCCGCATACCGCCCGCAACCAAAACGACACCGTTACCGCCGTTCCTGCTGCTGCTCCTGCTGCCTCTGGGTAACCATAACCCTAATCATCCTCATCCTCCTTGTAGCCATCGCCGGCGGCATCCTCTACGTCCTTTACCGCCCCCACCGCCCTTCTTTCTCCGTTTCCTCgctcaaaattcaaaccctaAACCTCACTTCATCACAAACCCTAGTCACAAACATCAACCTCAACGTCATCACCAGAAACCCTAACAAAGAACTCGTGTTTTACTACGACCCCATAACAGTAACAGTCACGAGTGGCGACAATGATGACGTCAACGTCGGGGCTGGTTCGTTTCCTTCGTTTAGGCACGGGACCAAGAACACTACTGAGCTTAAGGCTTCCATTAAGGGCAACGGGCAAGAGCTCGACGACGCGTCAGCGAGTAAAGTGAAGTCTCAGTTGAAGAGCAAGAGCGGGTTGCCGTTGAAGATAAAGCTTGAAACGAAGGTGAAAGTGAAGATGGGAGCTGTCAAGTCTCCAAAAGTGAGGATTAGGGTTACTTGTGAAGGGATCAAAGCTACTGCTCCCGCCGGCAAAAAAGCGTCGTTGGCTTCCACTTCGAATGCCAAGTGTAAGGTTGATTGGAGGATCAAGATCTGGAAATTCACTTTCTGA